A single Henriciella sp. AS95 DNA region contains:
- a CDS encoding FAD-dependent monooxygenase gives MREFPVTIVGGGPSGLLASALLTRHGIEHLVVEARQGLHRAPQAHVLNTRSLEIFRQIGVDTRILDAATVVEKQRYITYFDQLKGLSYGALDIGARRSGQDFLESLSPTRAANLPQDQLEEILFEKAQQSEVATIRFGTRCTGHAQTSDGVIVDLSDENGQDYQVRSDYLISAEGAGSGTRRRMGIEMEGPVGIAHFITVYFKSDLAGLLKGREGVVHWCLNLKTPGILVVHDDKERSVLMIQYNPETHSPEDFTEAVCADYLRNIIGDESHPFEIKSLDTWVMNAQVAKSYGEGRVFLVGDAAHRFPPTGGLGLNTGAQDVYNFIWKLREVLSGNAEASLLETYETECRPMALVNCQHSLTNMLRGVEVPNAIGLGEDADLSETNIAILRQGGQAAAERQATIQEAIEGQLPHYVSYGLDLGSVYEAGALVRDGEAIVDAAENPVEYRPNAQPGARFPHFWVKHGGVRKSVHDLLSYDGFTMIVGPDGSAWKSLLAELDECSFGINLVEIGPQQAVQNEDDALARLCGIAGDGAILVRPDGHVAWREKSLPANPKASLEQAIAAAFPTKLRWRDDVPAGAH, from the coding sequence ATGAGGGAATTCCCGGTAACAATCGTAGGGGGCGGGCCTTCCGGGCTTCTGGCGTCCGCGCTGCTGACTCGTCATGGCATCGAGCACCTCGTGGTTGAGGCCCGCCAAGGGCTCCACAGGGCGCCGCAGGCGCATGTGCTGAACACCCGCTCTTTGGAAATATTTCGGCAAATTGGCGTGGATACCCGAATTCTGGACGCCGCGACGGTGGTGGAGAAGCAGCGCTACATCACCTACTTCGATCAGCTCAAGGGGCTGAGCTACGGGGCTCTGGACATCGGTGCGCGGCGGAGCGGGCAGGATTTCCTGGAATCGCTAAGCCCGACGCGCGCAGCAAACCTGCCGCAGGACCAGCTCGAGGAGATCCTCTTCGAGAAAGCCCAACAGAGCGAGGTCGCTACCATCCGTTTTGGCACGCGATGCACCGGCCACGCGCAAACGTCTGACGGGGTGATCGTCGATCTGTCGGATGAGAACGGACAGGACTATCAGGTTCGCTCAGACTATCTGATCAGCGCTGAAGGTGCTGGCAGCGGCACGCGGCGCCGAATGGGAATTGAAATGGAGGGGCCTGTCGGCATTGCTCATTTCATCACCGTCTATTTCAAAAGCGACCTTGCCGGGCTGTTGAAGGGCAGGGAAGGGGTGGTGCACTGGTGCCTGAACCTGAAGACCCCAGGAATACTGGTCGTGCACGATGACAAGGAACGCTCGGTTCTGATGATCCAGTACAATCCCGAGACCCATTCCCCAGAAGATTTCACTGAAGCAGTGTGCGCCGACTATCTGCGCAACATTATTGGAGACGAGTCGCATCCGTTTGAAATCAAAAGCCTCGATACCTGGGTGATGAATGCGCAGGTCGCCAAGTCCTATGGCGAAGGACGTGTTTTTCTCGTTGGTGACGCCGCTCACCGTTTCCCGCCAACAGGTGGTCTGGGGCTGAATACCGGCGCCCAGGACGTGTACAATTTTATCTGGAAACTGAGAGAAGTCCTGAGCGGCAATGCCGAAGCCAGCCTGCTTGAGACCTATGAAACCGAGTGCCGCCCGATGGCCTTGGTGAACTGCCAACACAGCCTGACGAATATGCTGAGGGGGGTAGAGGTGCCAAATGCCATCGGCCTTGGAGAAGATGCGGATTTATCGGAGACGAATATCGCCATCCTGAGACAAGGCGGTCAAGCTGCGGCCGAAAGGCAAGCGACGATTCAGGAAGCAATCGAAGGGCAGTTGCCGCACTATGTGTCCTACGGACTGGATCTCGGGAGCGTGTATGAGGCGGGCGCCCTGGTGCGCGATGGCGAGGCGATCGTCGATGCGGCGGAAAACCCGGTCGAGTACCGGCCGAATGCTCAGCCCGGAGCCCGGTTCCCCCATTTCTGGGTGAAGCATGGCGGTGTTCGCAAGTCAGTGCACGACCTGTTGTCCTATGATGGGTTCACGATGATTGTCGGGCCGGACGGTAGCGCATGGAAATCGCTGCTCGCTGAGCTCGATGAGTGTTCCTTCGGCATCAACCTTGTGGAAATTGGACCGCAACAAGCGGTTCAGAACGAGGATGATGCGCTAGCTCGCCTTTGCGGAATAGCCGGCGACGGCGCCATACTGGTGCGTCCGGATGGCCATGTCGCCTGGCGTGAAAAGTCACTCCCCGCCAATCCCAAGGCCAGTCTTGAGCAGGCGATCGCTGCTGCGTTTCCGACAAAGTTGCGCTGGCGTGATGATGTCCCGGCGGGCGCTCACTGA
- a CDS encoding VOC family protein: METKLQYKRSREASDRIRPASLAHIVLRTGQHQKMVGWYEHVLNAEIVYSNDHLTFLTYDDEHHRIAIAKLPVTGRRDKSRAGVDHIAFTYESLPLLLENWSRLQEDGIEPIWCINHGPTTSMYYQDPDGNVLELQVENFESDSEVDEWMSSSDFDINPIGVDFDPAEMKRKFDSGVPVEELKVRPRIGKRSASTVPTPYIGKFAATMTRVAKLLGKDV, encoded by the coding sequence ATGGAAACGAAGCTGCAGTACAAGCGCTCGCGCGAAGCCAGCGACCGCATTCGCCCCGCCTCACTGGCGCACATCGTTCTGCGCACCGGCCAGCACCAGAAAATGGTGGGCTGGTATGAGCATGTTCTCAACGCGGAGATCGTCTATTCCAACGATCATCTGACGTTCCTCACCTATGATGACGAGCACCACCGGATCGCAATCGCGAAGCTTCCTGTGACCGGGCGCCGGGACAAGAGCCGCGCAGGCGTCGATCACATCGCTTTTACCTATGAGTCCCTCCCATTGCTCCTGGAGAACTGGAGTCGGCTGCAAGAGGACGGGATTGAGCCGATATGGTGCATCAATCATGGGCCGACGACGTCCATGTATTATCAGGATCCTGACGGCAACGTGCTTGAGCTGCAGGTCGAGAATTTCGAATCAGACAGTGAAGTCGATGAGTGGATGAGCTCTTCGGATTTCGACATCAATCCGATTGGCGTTGATTTTGATCCGGCCGAAATGAAGCGCAAGTTCGATTCCGGGGTTCCGGTCGAGGAGCTGAAGGTCAGACCCAGGATCGGTAAACGGAGCGCCAGCACAGTTCCAACGCCTTATATCGGCAAGTTTGCCGCCACGATGACACGTGTCGCGAAACTGCTCGGCAAGGACGTTTAG
- a CDS encoding GntR family transcriptional regulator, which translates to MATQTEYIVTKLRELLMTGEFEAGQRMQEKHIAERLDTSRTPVKLALTELANEGLLEYTPNRGFVVRRFSIKHIMVAVDVRETLEGMAARLAAHNGISREMNSDLKGYLLQVDGLLLKEELDYSDALMFADINGKFHNAIIKAADNEVLCEMMQKFESIPLAAAKSIAATTRDFQSIRAVIERAQQDHKWVYEAIVARDSVRAENALKQHIHNARQNLERVLTSLQENSEEIERYPFLRLVKD; encoded by the coding sequence GTGGCCACTCAAACCGAATATATTGTCACCAAACTGCGCGAACTGCTCATGACGGGCGAGTTCGAGGCTGGTCAACGTATGCAAGAGAAGCATATCGCCGAGAGGCTCGACACATCCCGGACGCCAGTGAAGCTCGCCCTCACCGAACTGGCAAATGAGGGCCTGCTCGAATACACGCCAAATCGCGGCTTCGTCGTCCGGCGTTTTTCGATCAAGCATATTATGGTTGCTGTTGACGTTCGCGAAACACTCGAAGGCATGGCAGCCCGGCTGGCAGCTCATAATGGCATTTCGCGTGAAATGAACTCGGACCTGAAGGGGTATCTTCTTCAGGTTGATGGCCTCCTGCTGAAAGAAGAGCTCGACTATTCAGATGCCCTGATGTTCGCCGACATCAACGGAAAGTTTCACAATGCCATCATCAAGGCGGCGGACAATGAAGTGCTTTGTGAAATGATGCAGAAATTCGAATCCATTCCGCTCGCCGCGGCCAAATCCATCGCGGCAACGACCCGCGACTTCCAATCAATTCGAGCCGTGATCGAACGCGCCCAGCAGGACCATAAATGGGTCTACGAGGCGATTGTTGCGCGCGACTCTGTCCGGGCAGAAAACGCCCTGAAGCAGCATATCCACAATGCGCGTCAAAACCTCGAACGCGTTCTCACATCGCTTCAGGAGAACTCTGAAGAAATCGAGCGCTATCCATTCCTGCGACTTGTCAAAGACTGA
- a CDS encoding sulfatase: protein MIMDRFLVAGRRVALTGICALVSACMPAQGTEQEAAVVEAGSRQPNIIVILADDLGFNDISLNGNPLVRTPNIDRLATSGIRFSHAYSANAVCAPSRAALLTGRHQQAFGFEFNPIIPPYIESLPATQADVTETGPEHTGTSKDQYPPMSEIGIPDSELTIAQRLKAAGYSTAHIGKWHLGSAPGKRPADKGFDRVYGFLAGAALFAPADRDGIVNAHLEDPFDAMVWANVTNAISDDGEIIHPDRHLTDAFADEAVEFISENREDPFLLYLAFNAPHNPLQARQDYYDRLSFIKDHKTRVYYAMVEQLDDAIGRVLDAVDEAGLSEDTLIIFASDNGGASYTGIPVHNLPYRGWKATFFEGGIVVPMHAYWPGHIQPGQLVTDPVSLLDIAPTILEAAGLPIPETFDGQSLIGADAVSSDPSVSRPFFWRAEHYRVVRDGKYKLQISEFPEKTWLFDLEKDPGEHVNIADAHPDIVSRLKDELSSWEATLAEPIWPAMERRREFLDGYQDPEVPDQEYIYYPL, encoded by the coding sequence ATGATCATGGACCGATTTCTTGTCGCAGGCAGACGTGTTGCTCTGACCGGCATTTGCGCCCTTGTGTCGGCTTGCATGCCGGCCCAGGGCACTGAGCAAGAGGCGGCAGTCGTCGAGGCGGGCAGTCGGCAGCCGAACATCATTGTTATTCTCGCCGATGACCTTGGCTTCAATGATATTTCGCTCAACGGGAATCCGCTTGTTCGAACCCCGAACATAGATCGGCTCGCGACGTCGGGTATCCGCTTCAGTCACGCCTATTCGGCAAATGCCGTCTGCGCCCCGTCCAGGGCGGCGCTTCTGACCGGACGACACCAGCAGGCCTTCGGTTTTGAGTTCAACCCAATCATTCCTCCGTACATTGAATCGCTGCCTGCAACGCAGGCGGACGTTACTGAGACCGGGCCCGAACACACTGGAACGTCCAAGGATCAGTATCCGCCCATGAGCGAGATCGGCATTCCGGATTCCGAGCTAACGATCGCACAGCGCCTGAAGGCGGCAGGATATTCTACGGCTCATATTGGCAAATGGCACCTGGGCAGCGCGCCGGGCAAGCGGCCTGCGGATAAAGGCTTCGACAGGGTCTACGGTTTCCTCGCTGGAGCAGCGCTTTTTGCGCCGGCTGACAGGGACGGAATCGTCAACGCCCATCTCGAGGACCCTTTCGATGCGATGGTCTGGGCGAACGTGACGAACGCGATTAGTGACGATGGTGAAATCATCCATCCGGACAGGCATCTCACGGATGCCTTCGCAGATGAGGCCGTCGAATTCATCAGCGAGAACAGGGAAGACCCGTTTCTGCTCTATCTCGCCTTTAATGCGCCGCATAACCCGCTGCAGGCGCGGCAGGACTATTACGACCGCCTGTCCTTCATCAAGGACCACAAGACGCGCGTCTACTATGCGATGGTCGAACAGCTCGACGACGCGATCGGACGGGTCCTGGACGCCGTCGATGAGGCCGGCCTGTCGGAGGACACGCTGATCATCTTTGCCAGCGACAATGGCGGTGCGTCCTACACCGGTATTCCAGTTCATAATCTGCCTTATCGCGGCTGGAAGGCGACCTTCTTCGAGGGCGGTATCGTTGTACCGATGCATGCCTACTGGCCGGGACACATTCAGCCCGGTCAACTGGTGACAGATCCCGTCAGCCTGCTCGATATCGCGCCGACCATTCTGGAAGCAGCAGGTCTGCCAATACCCGAGACGTTCGATGGCCAAAGCCTTATCGGTGCGGATGCAGTCTCCAGCGATCCATCAGTGAGCCGGCCATTCTTCTGGCGCGCCGAGCACTACAGGGTCGTGCGCGACGGGAAATACAAGCTCCAGATATCTGAATTCCCCGAAAAAACTTGGTTGTTCGATCTGGAGAAGGATCCCGGCGAGCACGTGAATATTGCCGACGCCCATCCTGACATTGTGAGCCGCCTGAAAGACGAGCTTTCGTCTTGGGAGGCCACACTCGCCGAGCCGATCTGGCCGGCAATGGAGCGGCGGCGGGAGTTTCTGGATGGGTACCAGGACCCTGAAGTTCCGGACCAGGAATACATCTATTATCCGCTGTGA
- a CDS encoding TonB-dependent receptor: MTAQKREESSQDVPVALTAFSGDMAEEANIVAVEDLARFTPGLNIVQSDAARTRIRIRGVGSQKFDIGSDPSVGVFIDEVYIPRFSGAEFALLDVERIEVLKGPQGTLFGRNTPGGAISVITKDPSDTFEGFVEAGIGNKDSYSFKGRVAGPLSDTVSASLNYGEETEGGYVKNDLTGNTNDETSRAAIAKLKFEPDSTLSITASLQYTDIEADAILAGSEATLPNSQALPLFLFPPGSTVTVNDDPFLATANLDGGLNIKSIMPILRIEKDFGDLTLTSISAYRDSEFDAIEDFDRTSADVGRTAIEEESTTFSQELRVSNANFIAGLFFYNDDASRSDGFNWYSASVPYALAGGNIARDSAIVDLETESWAIFGQYEFNLTDRLSLTLGGRYTEDTKNYTLAAESNAPGVPPVAVPYETTGELTFDSFDPKASLEFNPTENVLLYASYNQGFKSGGVQFTAFREALADLVFEPEDIDAYEIGVKADLLNKTLRVNSAAYQYDYANLQLQRVEVVDGSPSSVTRNAAEAEIKGLELDVTWLPTDELLLRAGYNYLDATFQDFVLPLTGDDLSGNTMPNSPEHTLSATIDYQKQLNNLWTLGLGADWFWSSEQNHDVFDDDPVTQQDAYNTGQLRMSLTSPNEGMRISVFADNVTDETFPRILLRRQTEVLTNYSDGIRYGAKVRFSF; the protein is encoded by the coding sequence GTGACGGCGCAGAAAAGAGAAGAATCGAGCCAGGACGTGCCCGTGGCGCTGACGGCTTTCTCTGGCGACATGGCAGAAGAAGCAAACATCGTCGCCGTGGAAGATCTGGCACGTTTCACGCCCGGCCTGAATATCGTTCAGTCAGATGCCGCAAGGACGCGCATCCGGATCAGGGGCGTTGGCAGCCAGAAGTTCGACATCGGATCGGATCCGTCCGTGGGCGTCTTTATTGACGAAGTCTACATTCCCCGGTTCAGCGGCGCCGAATTCGCATTGCTCGATGTTGAACGTATCGAAGTTCTAAAGGGACCTCAGGGCACTCTTTTCGGCCGGAATACCCCTGGTGGTGCCATAAGCGTCATTACAAAAGACCCGTCAGACACGTTCGAGGGATTTGTTGAGGCGGGGATCGGCAACAAGGATAGCTATTCCTTCAAGGGACGAGTTGCGGGACCGCTCAGCGACACAGTCAGCGCCAGTCTGAACTATGGTGAGGAGACGGAGGGCGGCTATGTCAAAAACGACCTCACCGGCAACACGAATGACGAGACATCGCGGGCAGCGATCGCGAAACTCAAATTCGAACCCGACAGCACGCTCTCGATCACGGCCAGCCTCCAGTACACAGACATCGAAGCTGACGCCATCCTGGCCGGTAGCGAGGCAACGCTTCCGAACTCCCAGGCTTTGCCGTTATTCCTGTTTCCGCCGGGCTCTACAGTCACGGTCAATGATGATCCGTTTCTCGCGACGGCGAACCTAGATGGTGGCCTCAACATTAAATCAATCATGCCGATACTCAGAATCGAGAAGGATTTCGGCGACCTGACATTGACCTCGATCTCTGCCTACAGGGACAGCGAATTCGATGCCATTGAGGACTTTGACAGAACATCCGCTGATGTTGGCCGGACGGCTATCGAGGAAGAATCGACCACCTTCTCGCAAGAGCTTCGCGTTTCGAACGCAAACTTCATTGCGGGCCTATTCTTCTATAATGATGATGCATCACGGTCGGATGGTTTCAACTGGTATAGTGCGTCGGTTCCATACGCTCTGGCGGGGGGCAACATTGCAAGGGATTCGGCGATTGTTGACCTCGAGACAGAGAGTTGGGCGATATTCGGCCAGTATGAATTCAATCTCACTGACCGCCTCAGCCTGACACTTGGCGGTCGGTACACTGAGGACACGAAGAATTACACCCTCGCGGCGGAGTCGAATGCTCCGGGTGTCCCACCGGTAGCCGTGCCTTATGAGACGACTGGCGAGCTGACCTTTGACAGTTTTGATCCCAAGGCGTCGCTCGAGTTCAACCCGACCGAAAATGTGTTGCTTTATGCAAGCTATAATCAGGGCTTCAAGAGCGGCGGCGTGCAGTTCACGGCGTTCCGCGAAGCGCTTGCAGATCTCGTCTTCGAGCCGGAAGACATTGACGCCTACGAAATTGGCGTGAAGGCGGACCTGCTCAACAAGACCCTCCGCGTGAACTCCGCAGCCTACCAGTATGATTATGCAAATTTGCAGCTGCAGCGGGTTGAAGTGGTCGATGGAAGTCCATCTTCGGTCACCCGCAACGCAGCCGAGGCAGAGATCAAAGGGCTCGAACTGGACGTCACCTGGCTCCCGACGGACGAGTTGCTGCTGCGCGCCGGCTACAACTACCTCGATGCCACGTTCCAGGATTTTGTTCTGCCTCTGACCGGTGACGACCTGAGCGGGAATACGATGCCGAACAGCCCGGAACACACATTGTCTGCGACGATCGACTATCAGAAGCAGTTGAACAATTTGTGGACCCTGGGTCTCGGCGCAGACTGGTTCTGGTCAAGCGAACAGAACCATGACGTCTTTGATGATGATCCTGTCACACAGCAGGATGCCTACAATACCGGACAGCTCAGAATGTCGCTGACGTCGCCAAATGAGGGGATGCGGATATCGGTCTTTGCCGACAATGTGACGGACGAAACCTTCCCCCGAATCCTTCTTCGCCGCCAGACGGAAGTTCTGACGAATTATTCTGATGGTATTCGTTACGGGGCAAAGGTGCGGTTCAGCTTCTAG
- a CDS encoding AMP-binding protein codes for MRPSTIDPACNPFAGWDIRTLLNRQAARFGDKPCLIWEPLDGQEEIWTYGEFVSRLKEVGAGLYARGIRAGDRVIVHLDNCPEQMFAWLGCAWIGAVAVTTNSKSSKAELSYFAEKSKARAAITQPKFADLIADAFGGAEWIVVTTTDTGEPPAEMAGSYEPFESLSGASATLPDRDADCTAPFGVQFTSGTTSRPKGVVWTHANALWGGRVSALHEGLGPEDVHLVYLPMFHTNAQIYSVMASLWVGAGIVLQPRFSASRFWPVALKHKCTWTSMVPFMVQALLEYPVPDNHSFRFWGNAVCDLPSDAHFGVRSIGWWGMTETITHGIVGSVHHADRPKSMGRVAPEYEIAIVSADGRPAGLGETGDLLIRGQRGLSLFLEYLDDPVATEAAFNEDGWFVTGDRVKISEDGWLIFADRSKDMLKVGGENVAASEVESVISAFPDVQEVAVVAKPHKMLDEVPVAFVRLSDPVSHAPEGIVDALARHCRGELASFKVPVEFHVVDELPRSTLNKIAKAELRKMLVTDGH; via the coding sequence ATGCGACCTTCAACTATTGATCCTGCCTGCAATCCATTCGCCGGCTGGGATATCCGCACGCTTCTAAACCGTCAGGCTGCGCGGTTTGGCGACAAGCCCTGTCTCATCTGGGAACCTCTGGATGGACAGGAAGAGATCTGGACGTATGGCGAGTTCGTCAGCAGGCTGAAGGAAGTTGGCGCGGGGCTTTATGCGCGTGGCATTCGGGCTGGCGACCGGGTCATCGTGCATCTGGACAACTGCCCGGAGCAGATGTTCGCCTGGCTAGGCTGTGCCTGGATTGGGGCCGTTGCTGTCACGACGAATTCGAAGTCCAGCAAGGCTGAACTTTCCTACTTTGCCGAAAAGTCAAAAGCACGCGCTGCCATCACCCAGCCAAAGTTCGCCGACCTGATCGCCGACGCCTTCGGCGGCGCGGAGTGGATTGTGGTCACCACCACCGATACGGGGGAGCCGCCGGCAGAAATGGCAGGATCCTACGAACCGTTCGAAAGCCTGTCCGGCGCATCGGCGACTCTGCCGGACCGGGACGCCGACTGTACCGCTCCCTTCGGTGTTCAGTTCACGTCTGGCACGACATCGCGTCCAAAGGGCGTTGTGTGGACCCATGCGAACGCCCTGTGGGGCGGAAGGGTGAGCGCCCTGCATGAGGGGCTCGGGCCAGAGGACGTCCACCTGGTCTATCTTCCGATGTTTCACACAAACGCGCAGATCTATTCTGTCATGGCATCGTTGTGGGTGGGAGCAGGCATCGTGCTGCAACCGCGTTTTTCCGCATCCCGTTTCTGGCCTGTGGCGCTGAAGCATAAGTGCACCTGGACGTCGATGGTGCCGTTCATGGTCCAGGCCCTTCTTGAGTATCCGGTTCCCGACAATCATTCTTTCCGGTTCTGGGGGAATGCTGTCTGCGACCTGCCATCGGACGCGCATTTCGGCGTGCGGTCGATTGGCTGGTGGGGCATGACGGAAACAATTACACACGGGATCGTCGGTTCAGTGCACCATGCTGATCGGCCCAAATCCATGGGCCGGGTCGCGCCCGAATACGAAATCGCCATTGTGTCAGCCGATGGCCGTCCGGCAGGATTGGGAGAGACCGGCGATCTTCTGATCAGGGGCCAGCGCGGCCTGTCGCTCTTTCTCGAATATCTCGATGATCCAGTGGCGACCGAAGCGGCCTTCAACGAAGACGGCTGGTTCGTCACAGGAGACCGTGTGAAGATCTCGGAAGACGGCTGGCTGATCTTTGCGGATCGGTCGAAGGACATGCTCAAGGTCGGCGGGGAGAATGTCGCCGCTTCGGAAGTCGAGAGCGTCATCTCGGCTTTTCCGGACGTTCAGGAAGTCGCCGTGGTCGCGAAACCTCACAAGATGCTTGATGAGGTCCCCGTGGCGTTTGTACGGCTCAGCGACCCCGTCTCGCATGCGCCAGAGGGAATAGTTGACGCGCTTGCCCGCCACTGCCGGGGAGAGCTTGCGAGCTTCAAGGTGCCGGTGGAATTTCATGTGGTCGACGAGTTGCCACGATCCACACTCAACAAGATTGCCAAGGCAGAGTTGCGTAAGATGTTAGTGACTGACGGGCACTGA
- a CDS encoding nuclear transport factor 2 family protein, producing the protein MAGLVGGCASGETAKGECLEGGDMSDNEQLDRVRIGHLILQERVARDTGRWDQMRACYSGNSTIDISWFRGSGFDFVDVSREAADSGSASFHKMEPCLVDIKGDRANVNVGVAIHLRTLMNNVEVLLIGHGRMLFRVERRASNWLINHLTGIYVMDTLQPAVPGEAVSVDRERLATYRASYRYLSYLLELSGRPVSQDLPGVDRPDSVDAILTANTDWLNQ; encoded by the coding sequence ATGGCAGGGCTGGTCGGCGGTTGTGCCTCCGGCGAAACGGCAAAGGGCGAATGCCTGGAGGGAGGGGACATGTCAGACAACGAACAGCTTGACAGGGTCAGGATAGGTCATCTCATCCTCCAGGAACGCGTTGCGCGCGATACTGGCAGGTGGGATCAGATGCGGGCGTGCTATTCGGGCAACTCCACTATCGATATTTCCTGGTTCAGGGGAAGCGGTTTCGATTTTGTCGACGTCTCCCGCGAGGCGGCGGACAGCGGCAGCGCTTCATTCCACAAAATGGAGCCCTGCCTTGTTGATATCAAAGGTGATCGCGCGAATGTTAATGTTGGCGTAGCCATTCACCTGCGGACTTTGATGAACAATGTGGAGGTGCTGCTCATCGGCCACGGACGCATGCTTTTTCGCGTCGAGCGACGTGCTTCAAATTGGCTCATCAATCATCTGACGGGCATTTATGTCATGGATACACTGCAGCCCGCCGTCCCGGGAGAGGCAGTGAGTGTCGATCGCGAGCGCCTCGCAACCTATCGCGCTTCATATCGATATCTCTCCTACCTGCTGGAATTGTCTGGCCGGCCGGTAAGCCAGGACCTGCCCGGCGTGGACAGGCCCGACAGCGTTGACGCCATCCTGACGGCAAATACTGATTGGCTAAATCAGTGA
- a CDS encoding outer membrane lipoprotein-sorting protein has translation MLSRNAIALCLVWLTPGLAGAQEPINANDLAKLVAERAANEGRVGTMHFRLENSSSRVREREALMIHSEKDDTERIAIYFTEPAMIEDTAFLSFNHAAAEDENWLYLPATDRVRRLPASDRGDYFLGTDLTYGDIKDNFKFGLDDWDFAIEAHDAENGSLPILTGQARTPEIGAEMGYGSFRAGIDLETAFPVWIDYTDTDGEPLKRVEVLEIEIIGGVHTALAFTATNQQTGHSTAVSFTGMHHVPQLDQSIFDPETLAYGIPDVDG, from the coding sequence ATGTTGTCGCGTAATGCTATCGCTCTTTGCCTGGTCTGGTTGACCCCAGGTCTGGCAGGCGCGCAGGAGCCCATCAACGCAAACGACCTTGCCAAGCTCGTTGCCGAGCGCGCAGCGAATGAAGGCCGGGTCGGGACCATGCATTTCCGCCTGGAAAACAGCTCATCGCGCGTACGTGAGCGCGAAGCGCTAATGATCCATTCCGAAAAGGACGACACCGAACGGATCGCGATCTATTTCACCGAACCCGCCATGATTGAAGACACGGCATTTCTCAGCTTCAATCACGCCGCGGCCGAGGATGAGAACTGGCTCTACCTTCCTGCCACGGACCGGGTCCGGCGGCTGCCCGCATCTGATCGGGGCGATTATTTTCTCGGGACCGATCTCACCTATGGCGACATCAAGGACAACTTCAAATTCGGTCTCGATGACTGGGATTTCGCCATCGAGGCTCATGACGCAGAGAATGGCTCCTTGCCCATCCTGACCGGGCAGGCCCGCACACCGGAAATTGGAGCGGAGATGGGCTATGGGAGCTTTCGCGCCGGGATCGACTTGGAGACCGCTTTTCCGGTCTGGATTGATTATACCGACACAGATGGCGAGCCCCTGAAGCGCGTCGAAGTTCTGGAAATCGAGATCATTGGCGGCGTTCACACAGCGCTCGCCTTCACGGCCACCAACCAGCAGACCGGACACTCAACGGCGGTGAGCTTCACCGGCATGCACCACGTTCCGCAGTTGGACCAATCGATTTTCGACCCTGAAACACTGGCCTACGGCATACCCGATGTTGATGGGTGA